A portion of the Granulosicoccus antarcticus IMCC3135 genome contains these proteins:
- a CDS encoding carbohydrate ABC transporter permease: MKNRPRFTLYLLVGLSVVISFFPIVWLILTSMKTTAGIYAWPVQYWPDPVTLKNYWSIFTETPELLRYVLNSFIVGVGCTILTLSVGGLSGYALSRLRMRFAGVLMVVILSVSMFPPIALLPALFQSFLQLGLLNSYSGLILAHTGLFLPYTVWMLASYFRTLPVEIEEAARMDGMGFLRIFFTIILPLSWPGFVATGLIVFIFSWNEFPLSLVLMTQDAMRTAPVGISLYPGEFAFPWETISTATVIAIIPILIITAIFQKQILGGLTAGSGK; the protein is encoded by the coding sequence ATGAAGAATCGCCCGCGCTTTACCTTGTATTTACTGGTCGGCCTGTCCGTTGTCATTTCCTTCTTTCCCATTGTCTGGTTGATACTGACCTCGATGAAAACAACGGCGGGGATCTATGCCTGGCCGGTACAGTACTGGCCGGATCCGGTGACCCTGAAAAACTACTGGTCGATTTTTACCGAAACTCCAGAGCTGCTGCGATACGTACTCAACAGCTTTATCGTTGGCGTGGGTTGTACGATCCTGACATTGTCAGTGGGAGGTTTGTCCGGCTATGCACTCTCCAGATTGCGCATGCGTTTTGCCGGTGTGCTGATGGTCGTCATTCTATCTGTGTCCATGTTCCCGCCCATTGCCTTGTTGCCAGCCTTGTTCCAGAGTTTCCTGCAGCTGGGTTTGCTGAACAGTTACTCCGGGTTGATACTGGCCCATACCGGTTTGTTTCTGCCGTACACAGTATGGATGCTGGCCAGCTATTTCAGGACCTTGCCTGTGGAGATTGAAGAGGCTGCACGGATGGATGGTATGGGTTTTCTGCGTATTTTCTTCACCATTATCCTGCCGCTGTCGTGGCCTGGTTTTGTGGCAACGGGTTTGATTGTATTCATCTTTTCCTGGAATGAATTTCCGTTGTCGCTGGTATTGATGACGCAGGATGCAATGCGCACAGCACCTGTCGGTATTTCTCTTTACCCGGGTGAGTTTGCATTCCCCTGGGAGACTATCTCCACAGCAACAGTCATCGCGATCATTCCGATTCTGATCATTACCGCGATATTTCAGAAACAGATTCTTGGCGGTCTGACTGCCGGTTCAGGTAAGTAG
- a CDS encoding NAD(P)H-dependent oxidoreductase has translation MKNNLNQSTLIVLAHPEPRSFNGKWAQASAEASQASGHTVLFSDLVSMGFDPVEKRSHYEFVPDGGSKDAFDPLRMQDEAAKGDRLPAQVATEIDKVRQADRIIFHFPLWWFGPPAILKGWLERCLVHGALHSSSQRFDSGMCADKKVLFCVSTGSTAMESSPAGKEGDVNMLLWPLAYTLRYLGCTVLQPCLVHGVHGFHQGEAKTELEQRLEQSINNQAQLISNFDDMPVMSFNRDDEFDDRGVLKPSATSQTRFIHHN, from the coding sequence ATGAAGAACAACTTGAACCAGAGCACGTTGATTGTTCTGGCGCATCCCGAGCCGCGCTCATTCAATGGGAAATGGGCTCAGGCAAGTGCTGAAGCTTCACAGGCAAGTGGTCATACGGTACTTTTTTCCGATCTCGTCTCGATGGGTTTTGATCCTGTGGAAAAGCGCTCTCACTACGAGTTTGTGCCGGATGGTGGCAGTAAGGATGCTTTTGACCCTCTCAGAATGCAGGACGAGGCGGCAAAAGGGGATCGTCTACCGGCACAGGTGGCTACAGAGATTGACAAGGTTCGTCAGGCAGATCGGATCATTTTTCACTTCCCGCTCTGGTGGTTCGGACCGCCTGCCATTTTGAAAGGTTGGCTGGAAAGGTGTCTGGTGCACGGTGCTCTGCATTCCAGTTCGCAGCGATTTGACTCCGGTATGTGTGCCGACAAGAAAGTGTTGTTTTGTGTCTCAACGGGGTCAACGGCTATGGAGAGTTCTCCGGCGGGTAAGGAAGGTGATGTGAATATGCTGTTATGGCCTTTGGCTTATACGTTGCGCTATCTGGGCTGCACTGTGTTGCAACCGTGTTTGGTGCATGGCGTGCACGGATTCCATCAGGGGGAGGCTAAAACAGAGCTGGAGCAACGATTGGAACAATCGATCAACAATCAGGCTCAACTGATCTCGAATTTTGATGACATGCCTGTCATGAGTTTCAATCGTGATGACGAGTTTGATGATCGTGGCGTGTTGAAGCCTTCAGCAACGAGCCAGACGCGTTTCATTCATCACAATTGA
- a CDS encoding ABC transporter ATP-binding protein: protein MANVSLQQVGKSYGKSVAVEAFNLDIRDGEFLVLLGPSGCGKSTTLRMIAGLESITTGDLLIGGERMNEVDPKNRGVAMVFQNYALYPHKTVEENMGMALKLQKMPKAEISERVAGVADMLGLTEYLERKPGSLSGGQRQRVAIGRAIVRTPQVFLFDEPLSNLDAKLRVKMRMELQELHDRLGVTSVYVTHDQVEAMTLADRIVVMDGGVIAQVGSPREVYDTPATEFVAGFIGSPAMNFISVERASNGEWASMDSDLRLPELPGIDLSRFQHVKVGIRPEHLTILEPGEGVGDPWVLSAKVVLAELLGADALLSLSVQGELITARVNGVDYPEQGQELRLRLNPDQLHVFDSETRKALPRIKGTTV from the coding sequence ATGGCGAATGTCTCATTGCAGCAAGTGGGCAAGTCCTACGGTAAAAGTGTCGCAGTAGAAGCCTTCAACCTTGATATCAGGGATGGCGAGTTTCTGGTTTTGCTGGGACCATCAGGTTGTGGTAAATCAACGACGCTGCGAATGATTGCCGGACTTGAAAGTATTACAACTGGTGATCTGCTGATTGGCGGTGAAAGGATGAACGAAGTTGACCCGAAAAATCGTGGGGTGGCGATGGTGTTTCAGAATTACGCACTGTATCCACACAAGACGGTCGAGGAAAACATGGGTATGGCGCTGAAGCTTCAGAAAATGCCGAAAGCGGAAATATCAGAACGGGTTGCCGGTGTGGCAGATATGCTGGGTTTGACAGAATATCTGGAACGCAAGCCGGGCTCGCTATCAGGTGGGCAGAGGCAACGGGTGGCGATTGGCAGAGCCATTGTTCGTACGCCGCAGGTCTTCCTTTTTGATGAGCCCTTGTCGAACCTGGATGCAAAGCTGCGTGTGAAGATGCGTATGGAGCTACAGGAGTTACACGATCGTCTGGGTGTCACCTCAGTCTATGTGACTCATGATCAAGTGGAGGCCATGACATTGGCAGATCGCATCGTTGTCATGGACGGCGGTGTTATCGCGCAGGTCGGTAGCCCGCGTGAAGTCTACGATACGCCAGCCACCGAATTTGTCGCAGGCTTCATTGGTAGCCCGGCCATGAATTTCATATCGGTAGAGCGTGCCAGTAACGGTGAATGGGCGTCGATGGATTCAGATCTGCGCCTGCCAGAATTGCCGGGTATCGATTTGTCCAGGTTTCAGCATGTGAAAGTCGGTATTCGGCCGGAACATCTGACGATACTGGAGCCGGGGGAAGGTGTTGGTGATCCCTGGGTGTTGAGTGCCAAAGTTGTATTGGCAGAATTGCTCGGTGCTGATGCATTGCTCAGCCTGTCAGTACAAGGTGAATTGATAACGGCACGGGTCAATGGTGTCGATTACCCGGAGCAAGGTCAGGAGCTGCGTCTTCGATTGAATCCGGACCAACTTCATGTATTTGACAGCGAAACCAGAAAAGCGCTCCCTCGCATAAAAGGTACAACAGTATGA
- a CDS encoding sulfatase, which produces MTKKPNIVFIMADDHASKAISCYGAGINKTPNLDRLADEGMRFDHCYVTNSICTPSRAAILTGTYNHVNCVTTLDTHIDNRLPNVAKHLRTGGYQTAIIGKWHLGEGGQHEPTGFDFWSVLPGQGEYFDPLMIEMGEEIEVPGYATDVITDKSLDWLEQRDESKPFFLMCHHKAPHREWEPHPKNRGLYQEDIAIPETFDDDYKNRAKAASEAKMRIKDDMKYADLGLVQPEGGSEVGERTMRSSTNRKVPNPEDVSGLKLIDKDTGEVFTFKSQEELSHFKYQRYLKRYLRTIESIDESVGRVLDYLDENGLADNTIVIYTSDQGFFLGEHGWFDKRFMYEESFQMPFMIRYPEEIKPGEICKNVVCNVDFAPTFLDLAGLTIPSYMQGKSFRGILNNNESGEWSDVAYHRYWMHRDPDHNAYSHYGIRNQRYKLIYWYNEGYDLPGTNHGGEDREWELFDCEQDPLELFSVYADPAYADVVADMTLQLERKMVEIGDEPEHPRAVA; this is translated from the coding sequence ATGACTAAGAAACCCAATATTGTTTTCATCATGGCGGATGATCACGCATCCAAGGCGATCAGTTGCTACGGTGCAGGCATCAATAAAACCCCTAATCTTGACCGTCTGGCGGATGAGGGAATGCGTTTCGATCATTGCTATGTGACCAATTCCATCTGCACACCCAGTCGGGCGGCAATCCTGACGGGGACGTATAACCATGTCAATTGCGTTACGACACTGGATACGCATATCGATAACCGACTGCCCAACGTGGCCAAGCATCTGCGCACGGGAGGTTATCAGACGGCCATTATCGGTAAATGGCATTTAGGTGAAGGAGGGCAGCATGAGCCGACCGGTTTTGACTTCTGGTCGGTATTGCCGGGGCAAGGCGAATACTTTGATCCGCTCATGATTGAAATGGGAGAGGAAATCGAGGTGCCCGGTTATGCCACCGATGTCATTACCGACAAGAGTCTGGATTGGCTGGAGCAGCGCGACGAATCAAAGCCTTTCTTCCTGATGTGTCATCACAAGGCGCCACATCGAGAGTGGGAGCCGCACCCGAAGAATCGTGGTCTTTATCAAGAAGATATCGCCATCCCGGAAACGTTTGATGATGATTACAAAAATCGTGCTAAGGCGGCATCAGAAGCCAAGATGCGTATCAAGGATGATATGAAATACGCAGATCTTGGTCTGGTACAACCCGAAGGCGGATCGGAGGTTGGCGAGCGCACCATGCGCAGCAGCACGAATCGAAAGGTCCCTAACCCGGAGGATGTGTCGGGTCTGAAATTGATCGACAAGGATACCGGCGAGGTGTTCACTTTCAAGAGCCAGGAGGAGCTCAGCCACTTCAAGTATCAGCGCTACCTGAAGCGTTATCTGCGCACGATTGAATCCATCGATGAAAGTGTCGGACGTGTTCTTGATTATCTTGACGAGAATGGACTGGCTGATAACACCATTGTCATCTACACCTCGGATCAAGGGTTCTTTCTAGGAGAGCATGGCTGGTTTGACAAACGTTTCATGTACGAGGAATCTTTTCAGATGCCTTTCATGATTCGCTATCCAGAAGAGATCAAGCCGGGTGAAATCTGCAAGAACGTTGTCTGTAATGTGGATTTTGCACCCACATTCCTGGACCTGGCTGGATTGACAATTCCAAGCTATATGCAAGGCAAGAGTTTTCGGGGCATTCTGAATAACAATGAATCCGGCGAATGGTCTGATGTTGCCTATCATCGCTACTGGATGCATCGTGATCCGGATCACAATGCCTATTCTCACTACGGTATTCGAAACCAGCGCTACAAGTTGATCTACTGGTACAACGAAGGCTACGACCTGCCGGGCACCAATCATGGTGGCGAGGATCGGGAGTGGGAGCTATTCGATTGTGAGCAGGATCCGCTGGAATTGTTCAGCGTGTATGCCGATCCGGCCTACGCAGACGTAGTGGCGGACATGACATTGCAGCTTGAGCGGAAGATGGTTGAAATCGGTGATGAGCCGGAGCACCCGAGAGCAGTAGCCTGA
- a CDS encoding aldehyde dehydrogenase family protein has protein sequence MCSFGPSQADCRGSMAGGVAFFQYGFIFTNLGLPDVRDDLAGRLLNFSRQARIQIPMNTRQFYIDGAWVNPLAGTELDVINPSNETVCATISLGGEADTQAAVEAARRAFDSWSESSKSQRLELMNRILEVYVSRSGEIAEAISQEMGAPVDMAASSQVGTGSYHIKAFIRALEAFEFERELRPNTPNDRILYQPIGVCGLITPWNWPMNQIALKVMPALASGCTMVLKPSELSPLSAMVFADILHEAGVPAGVFNLLNGDGAGVGTALSGHRDVAMISFTGSSRAGIAISKNAADGLKRVSLELGGKGANIVFADAAAEAVRDGVARCFNNTGQSCNAPTRMLVERSRYDEAVAQAKEQADNTAVDLAEKHGSHIGPLVSQMQYDKVQALIERGISDDGARLVAGGLGKPEGLETGYFVRPTVFADCNNDMAIMREEIFGPVLSMMPFDTEEEAIAIANDTDYGLTNYVQTGDAARANRLARRLRSGMVDMNGQARSSGAPFGGFKHSGNGREGGVWGLEEFLEVKAVGGWSSEIPEDSH, from the coding sequence ATGTGCAGCTTTGGGCCGTCACAGGCTGATTGTCGTGGTTCTATGGCCGGCGGGGTTGCTTTTTTTCAGTATGGTTTTATCTTTACCAACCTTGGCCTGCCCGACGTTCGTGATGATCTGGCTGGTAGGCTACTCAACTTTTCCAGACAAGCCCGGATTCAGATTCCTATGAATACTCGACAGTTCTACATTGATGGTGCGTGGGTCAATCCGCTCGCGGGCACTGAGCTCGATGTCATCAATCCTTCCAATGAGACTGTCTGCGCGACCATCTCACTCGGTGGGGAGGCGGATACGCAAGCTGCTGTCGAGGCCGCCAGACGTGCGTTCGATAGCTGGTCCGAGAGTTCGAAATCGCAGCGCCTGGAGCTGATGAACCGCATCCTGGAGGTTTATGTCTCTCGTTCGGGTGAAATCGCTGAGGCGATCAGCCAGGAGATGGGGGCTCCTGTGGATATGGCTGCCAGCAGTCAGGTCGGCACCGGTAGTTACCATATCAAGGCTTTCATTCGAGCATTAGAAGCGTTCGAGTTCGAGCGCGAATTGCGGCCGAATACGCCTAATGATCGTATTCTTTATCAGCCAATTGGCGTTTGTGGTTTGATCACACCCTGGAACTGGCCCATGAATCAGATCGCTCTGAAAGTCATGCCAGCTCTGGCCAGCGGCTGTACGATGGTACTTAAACCATCCGAACTGTCGCCGCTGTCGGCGATGGTGTTTGCAGATATATTGCACGAAGCTGGGGTTCCAGCAGGTGTTTTCAACCTGCTCAACGGCGATGGGGCCGGGGTGGGTACAGCCTTGTCCGGTCATCGGGATGTTGCTATGATTTCGTTTACCGGTTCGTCGCGAGCAGGCATTGCCATTTCAAAGAATGCTGCGGACGGCCTTAAAAGGGTATCGCTGGAGTTGGGTGGCAAAGGTGCCAATATCGTGTTTGCCGATGCTGCCGCAGAGGCTGTGAGAGATGGGGTTGCCCGTTGTTTTAACAACACCGGACAGTCCTGCAATGCGCCAACCAGAATGCTGGTGGAGCGCTCGCGCTATGACGAGGCTGTCGCGCAGGCAAAAGAGCAAGCTGACAACACTGCGGTTGATCTGGCTGAGAAGCATGGCAGCCATATCGGCCCTCTGGTTAGCCAGATGCAGTATGACAAAGTGCAGGCCCTGATCGAGCGTGGCATCAGTGACGATGGTGCTCGTCTGGTGGCCGGTGGTCTGGGTAAGCCTGAAGGGCTGGAGACTGGCTACTTCGTGCGTCCGACTGTATTTGCCGATTGCAACAATGACATGGCCATCATGCGTGAGGAAATTTTTGGGCCAGTGTTGTCCATGATGCCTTTTGATACTGAGGAGGAAGCTATTGCGATAGCCAATGACACCGACTATGGCCTGACCAACTACGTACAGACAGGTGATGCTGCCAGAGCCAACCGCCTCGCCCGGCGTCTGCGTTCAGGTATGGTTGATATGAATGGTCAGGCACGTTCTTCAGGGGCACCATTCGGTGGCTTCAAACACTCCGGCAACGGTCGTGAAGGGGGAGTCTGGGGACTGGAGGAATTTCTGGAAGTGAAGGCCGTCGGTGGTTGGAGTAGTGAGATTCCGGAAGACTCTCACTAA
- a CDS encoding carbohydrate ABC transporter permease gives MITLNTLERRTQFVGLGFVTPTFLIIALILIYPVVQSIILSVGQSSVDGFEPYQFVGLKHYAALMVDDRFWRSLSVTLIFTAISIPLELILGVGLALLMNETFRGKGLARLAVLFPWALPTALNALIWRWMYNADYGLFNAVGLESGLISEPMNWLGDETLAMASMVIVSVWKTSSFMALIILAGLQSIPRDLYEAGRMDGMSRWQEFREITLPLLKGSIMVALIIRSMDALRTFELPFSLTDGGPDSATETLSLYAYKVIFEFVEFNAGAAIVVVQFAVIFALSLLYILTLRGKD, from the coding sequence TTGATCACATTAAATACACTTGAGCGGCGGACGCAATTCGTCGGCCTCGGTTTTGTCACGCCGACGTTTCTGATAATCGCTCTTATCCTGATTTACCCGGTTGTGCAATCCATCATATTGAGTGTGGGTCAATCCAGTGTGGATGGATTCGAGCCTTACCAGTTTGTCGGCTTGAAACACTACGCGGCACTCATGGTGGATGATCGTTTCTGGCGCTCGCTGTCGGTTACCTTGATATTCACCGCTATCTCGATCCCACTGGAGCTGATTCTTGGGGTGGGGTTGGCCTTGCTGATGAACGAGACCTTTCGCGGTAAAGGACTGGCTCGACTGGCCGTGCTATTTCCATGGGCTTTGCCAACAGCGCTTAATGCCCTGATCTGGCGTTGGATGTATAACGCGGACTACGGCTTGTTCAATGCGGTGGGTCTGGAGTCAGGCCTGATCAGCGAGCCAATGAACTGGTTAGGAGACGAGACTCTGGCAATGGCATCAATGGTCATTGTTTCAGTCTGGAAGACGAGCTCGTTCATGGCGCTCATCATTCTTGCCGGTTTGCAGTCAATCCCGCGTGACTTGTATGAAGCGGGTCGAATGGATGGCATGAGTCGCTGGCAGGAGTTTCGCGAAATCACATTGCCTCTACTGAAAGGTTCCATCATGGTTGCGCTGATCATCCGTTCGATGGATGCCTTGCGCACCTTCGAGCTACCGTTCAGCCTCACGGATGGAGGGCCGGACTCGGCTACTGAGACACTTTCCCTGTATGCCTACAAGGTGATTTTCGAGTTCGTTGAATTCAATGCCGGTGCGGCCATCGTTGTTGTGCAGTTTGCCGTCATATTCGCACTAAGCCTTCTCTACATACTGACGTTGCGAGGAAAGGATTAA
- a CDS encoding LacI family DNA-binding transcriptional regulator yields MRRRTTLSEVAESAGVSVQTVSNVVNNKPIVRDETRELVLKHLAECGYRSNAMARSLKTNKSRLIGLVVPSMTNSMYAEVGESVVHEAEKRGYTVMMAVTMRDAKTELELVNTIIDHSAAGILMSPSDPAAQACNTVVKEGVPYVEMLNRGLPSECNIFEADNCNGAREAVEHLIKLGHRSIAHIGGLQNSTGTARREGYELALQKAGISCLPGLFENGEYTRKGGQAACERLLSSGEPFSAIFCASDLMAYGAMETLALKGLRIPDDVSLIGFDDMSMSSLPGIDLSSVSFNPAQLAKNAIEQLIRIIENPAGEIEPVHEVARCTLMVRGSVSVPASLDCS; encoded by the coding sequence TTGAGACGCAGGACCACACTGAGTGAAGTCGCCGAGTCGGCGGGCGTTTCCGTGCAAACCGTTTCGAACGTCGTCAACAACAAGCCAATCGTTCGTGATGAAACTCGCGAGCTGGTTTTGAAGCATCTTGCCGAGTGTGGCTATCGCAGCAATGCCATGGCACGCTCACTCAAGACCAACAAGTCCAGGTTGATCGGGTTGGTGGTTCCCAGCATGACCAATTCGATGTATGCCGAAGTGGGTGAATCCGTTGTTCACGAAGCGGAGAAGCGTGGCTATACCGTCATGATGGCGGTCACTATGCGCGATGCCAAAACTGAACTTGAACTGGTGAACACCATCATTGATCACAGTGCTGCCGGCATTCTGATGTCACCTTCAGACCCCGCGGCGCAGGCCTGTAACACTGTCGTCAAGGAAGGTGTTCCCTATGTGGAAATGCTCAATCGAGGTCTGCCGTCAGAATGCAATATATTCGAAGCGGACAATTGTAATGGTGCCCGGGAAGCGGTCGAGCATCTGATCAAACTGGGCCACCGCAGTATTGCTCATATAGGTGGGCTTCAGAATTCGACAGGTACGGCTCGACGCGAAGGCTATGAGCTGGCTCTGCAAAAGGCAGGTATCAGCTGCCTGCCGGGCTTGTTTGAAAATGGGGAGTACACAAGAAAGGGTGGCCAGGCCGCCTGTGAGAGGCTCTTGTCAAGTGGTGAACCCTTCAGTGCGATCTTCTGCGCCAGTGATCTGATGGCTTACGGTGCCATGGAAACACTGGCCTTGAAGGGACTGAGGATTCCGGATGATGTGTCACTCATCGGATTTGATGATATGAGTATGTCCTCGTTGCCCGGGATCGACTTGAGTAGTGTTTCGTTCAACCCCGCTCAGTTGGCTAAAAATGCGATAGAGCAATTGATTCGCATCATTGAAAACCCGGCAGGAGAGATAGAGCCTGTGCACGAGGTTGCCAGATGTACTCTGATGGTACGGGGTAGTGTTTCTGTACCCGCTAGTCTGGACTGTTCATGA
- a CDS encoding putative bifunctional diguanylate cyclase/phosphodiesterase, with translation MKHSADDASALPSLWMYRTLDRFHRLSYSGKIMFVSFAGTHIPLIALIAYIGVTSASDMDYALKMVGVALVATLVGTTLSLIMLHHLLRPIVLTSKGLRNYIVDRTLPDLPSGFHDAAGTLMGDADFALRRLDETIDYLEHYDPASALPNRAHFLRLLAERIKNADERPLAVCVLSIERLDHITTTFGQEHGDSYLRQCVRQLQLTLEHHDALSRLDTRTFALMLETDDLDAIRATLEALDRSLSEIYHDQIDVRLGCRSGISLCPLDGCDAQGLLDDAMSALDMTAREQSRFAFFSSASRDALVESHALERDLRRALDNDDELTMHYQPIIEGETIIGAEALIRWQHPSHGMVSPEAFIPLAEESDLIELIGRWTLRTACRQIAIWREQGIRDQKIAVNLSARQFNDPTLLTYLDETLREFAIRPGTLELEVTETSAMSDAAHASTIMSKVRDLGVSIAIDDFGTGYSSMSYLRTMPFNKLKIDREFVQDIASNADRQAICRTLIALAHELKLEVLAEGTETLSEVTMLREQGCNLFQGFYFHKPMPAEELATLLKREFVLPCSHAT, from the coding sequence ATGAAACATTCTGCCGATGATGCCTCCGCTCTGCCGTCATTATGGATGTACCGGACTCTGGATCGTTTTCATCGCCTGAGCTATAGCGGCAAGATCATGTTTGTTTCCTTCGCCGGCACACATATTCCTCTGATAGCCCTTATAGCCTATATTGGCGTAACGTCAGCGTCGGACATGGACTACGCACTCAAGATGGTCGGGGTCGCGCTCGTTGCGACGCTGGTCGGCACTACCCTTTCTCTGATTATGCTGCACCATCTGCTACGCCCGATCGTGCTGACCTCGAAAGGGCTGCGCAACTACATCGTTGACCGGACACTACCAGACCTGCCATCAGGATTCCACGACGCGGCTGGCACGCTGATGGGCGACGCCGACTTTGCGCTGAGACGACTCGATGAGACCATCGACTATCTTGAGCACTACGATCCTGCCTCCGCACTGCCCAACCGCGCCCATTTCCTGCGTCTGCTTGCAGAACGTATCAAGAACGCCGACGAGAGGCCACTTGCTGTGTGCGTACTAAGCATCGAGCGGCTCGACCATATCACCACCACGTTTGGCCAGGAACACGGCGACAGTTATTTGCGGCAATGCGTGCGACAGCTCCAGTTGACGCTTGAGCATCATGATGCCCTGTCGCGTCTCGACACGCGTACCTTTGCCTTGATGCTCGAGACAGATGATCTGGACGCTATCAGAGCTACTCTTGAGGCACTTGACCGGAGTCTCAGCGAGATTTACCACGACCAGATAGATGTCAGACTCGGCTGCCGTTCGGGAATTTCGCTATGTCCGCTCGACGGATGTGATGCGCAAGGGTTGCTGGACGACGCAATGAGCGCACTCGACATGACTGCACGCGAACAATCCCGATTTGCTTTTTTCTCCAGCGCGAGTCGCGACGCACTGGTGGAGAGCCATGCCCTTGAGCGTGATTTGCGTCGAGCGCTCGACAATGATGACGAGCTGACGATGCACTATCAACCGATCATCGAAGGCGAGACCATCATTGGCGCTGAGGCGCTGATTCGCTGGCAGCACCCTTCACACGGTATGGTATCGCCTGAAGCGTTTATTCCTCTGGCCGAGGAGAGCGATCTGATCGAGCTCATCGGTCGCTGGACACTACGCACGGCCTGCCGGCAGATTGCAATCTGGCGCGAACAGGGCATTCGTGATCAAAAGATTGCCGTGAACCTCTCCGCCCGACAGTTCAACGATCCAACCCTGCTCACCTATCTGGACGAAACACTCAGGGAATTCGCTATCAGGCCCGGAACTCTCGAACTTGAAGTCACAGAAACCTCCGCAATGAGCGATGCTGCGCATGCCAGCACGATCATGAGCAAGGTTCGCGATCTGGGAGTGTCGATCGCAATAGACGACTTCGGAACCGGCTACTCGAGCATGAGCTATCTGCGTACGATGCCATTCAACAAGCTCAAGATTGATCGGGAATTTGTCCAGGACATCGCCTCCAATGCAGATCGCCAGGCCATTTGCCGCACCCTGATCGCTCTTGCACACGAGCTGAAACTGGAGGTATTGGCTGAGGGCACCGAGACCCTCAGCGAAGTTACGATGTTGCGTGAACAGGGTTGCAACCTGTTTCAGGGCTTCTACTTCCACAAACCGATGCCAGCAGAGGAGCTTGCGACACTGCTCAAGAGAGAGTTCGTTTTACCCTGCTCACATGCAACTTAG
- a CDS encoding aminodeoxychorismate synthase component I, whose protein sequence is MRCTRIEYALTVELLSRLSSLQTCILHTPLLSDSIVYFDQGPVHGQPVLFKAPHCLITAWHPSEIDHAFGAIDAAREAGFWVAGYSSYELGYALEPTLQSLMPEQRKTPLMQFGVYAGPDVAAAQSLSDQSQPDAVRWDAWTPAVSKRDYERAFNRIHELIIAGDIYQANFTFALRSALEGKPLDFYFALARNQAVKYGAYVDLAEGPVLLSRSPELFFSLSAEGELTTRPMKGTVPRMSDPLEDSDNRQFLQQDEKNRAENLMIVDMLRNDLGRIALTGSVNVPRLFEVEQYETVYQMVSDIRATMRSDVSTRDLFNALHPCGSITGAPKIRAMQVIIDLEQRSRDAYCGAIGWLAPDGSARFSVGIRTISLLENNSMQLDVGGGIVYDSHAAGEYEEALWKVRFANPPPSLAP, encoded by the coding sequence ATGCGCTGCACTCGCATTGAATACGCCTTGACCGTTGAGCTTTTGAGCAGGCTATCATCCCTGCAAACCTGCATTCTTCATACGCCGCTATTGTCTGACTCAATCGTATACTTTGACCAGGGCCCCGTACATGGCCAGCCTGTCTTGTTCAAGGCTCCCCATTGTCTGATAACTGCGTGGCACCCGTCTGAAATCGATCACGCATTCGGTGCAATCGACGCGGCTAGAGAGGCAGGTTTCTGGGTGGCGGGCTACAGCTCCTACGAACTGGGCTATGCCCTGGAGCCCACCCTGCAATCACTCATGCCAGAGCAACGCAAGACCCCCCTGATGCAATTCGGTGTCTATGCAGGCCCGGATGTCGCCGCAGCTCAAAGCCTGTCTGATCAGTCTCAACCAGACGCGGTTCGCTGGGATGCCTGGACGCCTGCTGTCAGTAAGCGGGACTATGAGCGTGCCTTCAACCGCATTCACGAGCTGATCATTGCCGGTGATATCTACCAGGCCAATTTCACATTTGCATTGCGCAGTGCTCTAGAGGGCAAGCCGCTGGACTTCTATTTTGCATTGGCTAGAAACCAAGCCGTCAAATACGGCGCCTATGTAGATCTGGCAGAGGGTCCTGTTCTACTCAGTCGTTCACCTGAATTGTTTTTTTCCCTGAGTGCAGAAGGTGAGCTGACTACCCGCCCCATGAAAGGTACGGTACCGAGAATGAGCGACCCTCTTGAAGACTCTGACAACAGACAATTCTTGCAGCAAGATGAAAAAAATCGCGCCGAAAACCTGATGATTGTGGACATGCTGCGCAATGATCTGGGCCGCATTGCCCTCACCGGCTCTGTCAACGTTCCCAGACTGTTCGAGGTGGAGCAATACGAAACGGTCTATCAGATGGTGTCGGACATCCGTGCAACGATGCGCAGCGATGTATCAACAAGAGACTTGTTCAATGCCCTGCACCCCTGCGGCTCGATAACCGGCGCACCAAAAATTCGGGCCATGCAAGTCATAATCGACCTCGAACAACGATCCCGGGACGCCTACTGTGGTGCAATAGGCTGGTTAGCGCCTGATGGATCCGCACGATTCAGCGTCGGCATCCGGACCATCAGCCTGCTTGAGAACAACAGCATGCAACTGGATGTAGGCGGCGGCATCGTGTACGACTCGCACGCTGCGGGTGAATACGAAGAGGCATTGTGGAAGGTTCGGTTTGCGAACCCACCCCCTTCCCTTGCCCCTTGA